A window of Gadus chalcogrammus isolate NIFS_2021 unplaced genomic scaffold, NIFS_Gcha_1.0 GACHA051, whole genome shotgun sequence contains these coding sequences:
- the LOC130378023 gene encoding hepatic leukemia factor-like — MEKMARQLSPSNGVLKSLLENPLKLPFQHDGGLCKDKEKEKKLEDEGGAGPQSAFLGPTLWDKTLPYDGDNFQLEYMDLEEFLSENGIPASSAQHAEQQGGPGATPGPQREGHHPQSARALEAPGTHAEEQHR; from the exons ATGGAGAAAATGGCCAGACAACTGTCCCCCTCCAACGGCGTCCTGAAGTCCTTGCTGGAGAACCCGCTCAAGCTGCCCTTCCAGCACGACGGAG ggctctGCAAGGATaaggaaaaggagaagaaacTTGAGGATGAGGGCGGTGCCGGCCCCCAGTCGGCCTTCCTGGGGCCCACGCTGTGGGACAAGACGCTGCCGTATGACGGGGACAACTTCCAGCTGGAGTACATGGACCTGGAGGAGTTCCTGTCGGAGAACGGTATCCCCGCCAGCTCAGCGCAGCACGCAGAGCAGCAGGGGGGCCCAGGGGCCACCCCGGGGCCCCAGCg tgaGGGCCACCATCCCCAGTCTGCCCGGGCCCTCGAGGCCCCTGGAACACATGCAGAAGAGCAGCATCGCAG